From Campylobacter concisus, a single genomic window includes:
- a CDS encoding bifunctional demethylmenaquinone methyltransferase/2-methoxy-6-polyprenyl-1,4-benzoquinol methylase — protein MQKQEKIVDMFNQIAPTYDVANRVLSLGVDVSWRKFACRYMLEIFKERSINIVDVACGTGDMMGLWSEISKEFGVEVKSLTGIDPSSGMLKEARAKFPNFKFIEAYADNTTLASGEAQILSISYGIRNVVERKAALREFNRVLALNGYVVVLEFTKRQKKGLITSLRDFYLSKILPKIGGFISKNKEAYEYLPSSIENFLDAKSFCDELAEAGFEIELCKGFSMDISTLFIAKKVREINA, from the coding sequence ATGCAAAAACAAGAAAAAATCGTTGATATGTTTAACCAGATCGCTCCGACTTATGACGTCGCAAACAGAGTGCTAAGTCTTGGTGTGGACGTGAGTTGGAGGAAATTTGCCTGCAGATATATGCTAGAAATTTTTAAAGAAAGAAGCATAAATATCGTAGATGTAGCTTGCGGTACTGGCGATATGATGGGGCTTTGGAGTGAAATTTCAAAAGAATTTGGCGTTGAGGTGAAAAGCCTTACTGGCATCGATCCCTCAAGTGGTATGCTAAAAGAGGCGAGAGCGAAATTTCCAAATTTTAAATTTATAGAAGCCTACGCTGACAACACGACGCTTGCAAGCGGAGAGGCTCAAATTCTAAGCATAAGCTATGGTATTAGAAATGTAGTCGAGAGAAAGGCGGCACTTAGGGAGTTTAATAGAGTGCTTGCTTTAAATGGCTACGTAGTCGTGCTTGAATTTACAAAACGTCAGAAAAAGGGTCTTATAACCTCGCTAAGAGATTTTTACCTAAGTAAAATTTTGCCAAAAATTGGTGGCTTTATCTCAAAAAATAAAGAGGCATACGAGTATCTACCAAGCTCGATCGAAAATTTCTTGGATGCAAAGAGCTTTTGCGACGAGCTAGCCGAAGCTGGCTTTGAGATAGAGCTTTGCAAGGGCTTTAGCATGGATATCTCGACACTATTTATCGCTAAGAAGGTAAGAGAAATCAATGCTTAG
- a CDS encoding exodeoxyribonuclease VII large subunit has product MLSVSELNEKAKALLEATLDYVEVSGEISRLTKHASGHWYFTLKDEKSSISAVMYRMNNQKVKFLPKDGLKVKIYGKVTIYSPSGSYQLVASAMLPDGEGELELAFRQLKEKLENEGLFDIAAKKEIPNLPKKIALVTSATSAALQDMLKVVTSRWKLSEIYIFDALTQGESAPSSLIKALRRADKYGVDVIVLARGGGSKEDLWCFNDEGLAREIYATKTPVISAIGHEIDYVISDFVADRRSLTPSAAMLDLLPDEEAFFQYLDRLSDDLDSALSLKITKKQNLLNLLLSKFSSNALKSRIELKFSEVANKQNALTNAVQRKILLLGSTLSSLEKAYEMRELFFESTKGLIEVRKDGKRADLRDLKIDDEIELISQNTHKKAIIKE; this is encoded by the coding sequence ATGCTTAGTGTATCTGAGCTAAACGAAAAAGCAAAGGCACTGCTTGAAGCAACGCTTGACTACGTCGAGGTAAGTGGAGAAATTTCGCGCCTTACTAAGCATGCCTCTGGGCACTGGTACTTCACGCTAAAGGACGAAAAGTCAAGCATCTCAGCTGTGATGTATCGCATGAATAACCAAAAGGTGAAATTCCTGCCAAAAGATGGGTTAAAAGTAAAAATTTATGGCAAAGTGACCATTTATTCGCCAAGCGGGTCGTATCAGCTAGTGGCTAGTGCGATGCTGCCTGATGGTGAGGGCGAGCTTGAGCTTGCGTTTAGGCAGCTTAAAGAAAAGCTCGAAAATGAGGGCCTTTTTGACATTGCTGCAAAAAAAGAGATACCAAATTTACCTAAAAAAATAGCCCTTGTCACAAGCGCTACCTCGGCGGCACTTCAGGATATGTTAAAGGTCGTGACGAGCCGCTGGAAGCTAAGTGAAATTTATATATTTGACGCATTAACTCAGGGTGAAAGTGCTCCAAGCTCGCTTATAAAAGCCTTACGCAGGGCCGATAAATACGGCGTTGATGTGATCGTTTTAGCGCGAGGAGGTGGCAGCAAAGAGGATCTTTGGTGCTTTAACGACGAAGGTCTAGCGCGTGAAATTTATGCCACCAAAACGCCAGTCATAAGCGCCATCGGACACGAGATAGACTATGTTATAAGTGACTTTGTAGCAGACCGCAGGTCGCTTACGCCAAGTGCAGCCATGCTTGATCTGCTGCCTGATGAGGAGGCGTTTTTTCAGTATCTTGACAGGCTTAGCGACGATCTTGATAGTGCTTTAAGCTTAAAGATCACAAAGAAGCAAAATTTGTTAAATTTACTACTTTCTAAATTTTCATCAAACGCTCTAAAATCTAGGATCGAGCTAAAATTTAGCGAGGTAGCAAACAAGCAAAATGCCCTAACAAACGCCGTACAAAGAAAGATCTTGCTTCTAGGCTCGACCCTTAGCTCGCTAGAGAAGGCTTATGAGATGAGGGAGCTCTTTTTTGAGAGCACAAAAGGGCTTATCGAGGTTAGAAAAGATGGCAAGAGAGCCGATCTTAGGGATTTAAAAATAGACGATGAGATCGAGCTTATCTCGCAAAATACACATAAAAAAGCAATTATCAAGGAGTAA
- a CDS encoding SAM-dependent methyltransferase — translation MNKAKKAYDEIPYFSAAFSDCSPVRIEAVAKFLGLKVASLKEARVLELGSSYGGNILPFALSHKNAKVVGIDISSHQVKEGNSIAKQMGLKNFTLFERDFLHMNEKDIKELGEFDYIIAHGVYSWVSPNVRDALLATIKALLSKDGIAYVSYNTYPGWKSLDILRDFMLFVSAGKESKEALSLIKDELKFLQDYLKFSLQSQSDVVYKDSMKLLLTQLNFLQGIIAKGNDYYILHDFLEASNEPTYFHKFAKHIDKHGLCYVIDASLNDIFASSTGIYRFDAHIEQSYQNRIKKEQLNDFLFNRSFRKSLIAHKERLNGAEDFDAVLGENELEKINFVYFSEQPRTKTQEILSKSYPQSLNLSELKIALGENANEAFVGLLEILNDANTKISSSKLTALIYEPDKTRLKQTAASYLEYFLNASSPVISLANELNGKLNLSQEEIKAALKFDGKTSLKEITKSVNLKEDELDNLAFKLREAYFFEEI, via the coding sequence ATGAATAAAGCGAAAAAAGCTTACGATGAAATTCCTTACTTCTCAGCCGCATTTAGTGACTGTTCGCCAGTTAGGATAGAAGCGGTTGCTAAATTTCTAGGGCTTAAAGTAGCTAGCCTAAAAGAGGCTAGAGTGCTTGAGCTTGGCTCGTCTTATGGTGGCAATATCTTGCCATTTGCACTTTCGCATAAAAATGCAAAAGTCGTTGGCATCGATATCTCAAGCCATCAGGTAAAAGAGGGTAACAGCATAGCCAAGCAGATGGGTTTAAAAAATTTCACACTTTTTGAGCGTGATTTTTTGCACATGAACGAAAAAGACATCAAAGAGCTTGGCGAGTTTGACTATATCATAGCTCATGGCGTTTATAGTTGGGTAAGCCCAAATGTAAGAGATGCGCTCCTTGCTACGATAAAGGCGCTACTTAGTAAAGATGGCATCGCTTATGTCTCTTACAATACATATCCAGGTTGGAAAAGCCTTGATATATTAAGGGATTTTATGCTTTTTGTAAGTGCTGGCAAGGAGAGCAAAGAAGCCCTTTCTCTTATCAAAGATGAGCTAAAATTTTTACAAGATTATTTAAAATTTAGCCTGCAAAGTCAAAGTGATGTTGTATACAAGGATAGTATGAAGCTACTTTTAACCCAGCTAAATTTCTTGCAAGGAATCATCGCAAAAGGCAATGATTACTATATTTTGCATGATTTTTTAGAAGCAAGCAATGAGCCAACCTACTTTCATAAATTTGCTAAACATATTGATAAACACGGTCTTTGCTATGTCATAGATGCCTCACTAAATGATATTTTTGCAAGCTCGACTGGCATTTACCGCTTTGACGCGCATATAGAGCAAAGCTATCAAAATCGCATAAAAAAAGAGCAGTTAAATGACTTTTTGTTCAATAGATCTTTTAGAAAAAGTCTTATAGCTCACAAAGAGCGACTAAATGGAGCGGAGGATTTTGATGCAGTTCTTGGAGAGAATGAGCTTGAGAAGATAAATTTTGTATATTTTAGTGAGCAGCCAAGGACAAAAACGCAAGAAATTTTAAGCAAAAGCTATCCACAAAGCTTAAATCTAAGCGAGTTAAAAATAGCACTTGGCGAGAATGCAAACGAAGCTTTTGTAGGACTGCTTGAAATTTTAAATGACGCAAATACAAAAATTTCTTCATCAAAACTCACAGCACTTATTTATGAGCCTGATAAAACTAGACTAAAGCAGACAGCAGCGTCGTATTTGGAGTATTTTTTAAATGCTAGTTCGCCAGTCATCTCTCTTGCAAATGAGCTAAACGGTAAGCTAAACTTAAGCCAGGAAGAGATTAAAGCTGCTTTGAAATTTGATGGTAAAACCAGCTTAAAAGAGATCACAAAGAGTGTAAATTTAAAAGAAGACGAACTAGACAATCTTGCATTTAAGCTAAGGGAAGCTTACTTTTTTGAAGAAATTTAG
- a CDS encoding flagellar M-ring protein FliF, with protein MDFKALLHQISQIYQKLSLKQKIVAASSIVLVVAFLVFLTLYKNKSENFAGYSVLFENISPSDSALIVDQLNKDGVKYKLANEGTILVPTSDVYKERIAVATLGIPKESKIGFEIFDKQEFGATDAEQRVKFQRALEGELARTIESLSSIQKATVRIAIPKESVFTERQALPTASIVVELKPGVSLNAKQIFGIKNLVAASVTNLSTENVKIVNQDGVALGNEDGEFDSDAIAQQIRYKREFENNYEQKIVNVLAPIVGGADKVVAKVNIDFDFDKKDTKSEVYDPNNVVRSESNIEEKRQGSSPNEVGGVPGAVSNIGPVQGLDDNTLKEQYNKSSQQTNYEISKKVTNIKGQFASINRVSAAVVIDGLYQSKKDKDGKPTGELEFTPLTKEQRESITNLIKQSIGYSQSRGDEVSLDNFEFKTGKDVSTGEKMDSFVNNYVMPFLPLVKYIFAALLLYIFYKKVIVPFMQKMLEETKEEDEQVQDGLEDIEVDAEDTLEKFKAARKKVEEQLGLSGDFNEDELKYDVLLEKMRAIITERNEEIAMLLQDMVKNDSDFNMRKEI; from the coding sequence ATGGATTTTAAGGCATTACTTCATCAAATAAGTCAAATTTACCAGAAGCTTTCATTAAAACAAAAGATTGTTGCGGCTAGCTCCATTGTCTTGGTAGTGGCATTTTTAGTCTTTCTGACACTTTATAAAAATAAAAGCGAAAATTTTGCAGGCTACAGCGTCCTTTTTGAAAATATCAGTCCGAGCGATTCGGCTTTAATAGTAGATCAGCTAAATAAAGATGGCGTCAAGTATAAGCTTGCAAATGAGGGTACTATTCTTGTTCCAACAAGTGATGTGTACAAAGAGAGGATTGCAGTTGCAACGCTTGGAATACCAAAAGAGAGCAAGATTGGTTTTGAAATTTTTGATAAACAAGAATTTGGTGCGACCGATGCCGAGCAAAGGGTAAAATTTCAAAGAGCACTAGAAGGTGAGTTGGCTAGAACGATCGAGAGTCTCTCATCTATTCAAAAAGCGACTGTGCGTATCGCCATCCCTAAAGAGAGCGTCTTTACTGAGCGTCAAGCACTTCCAACAGCTTCTATCGTGGTTGAGTTAAAGCCAGGTGTTAGCCTAAATGCAAAGCAAATTTTTGGTATTAAAAATTTAGTCGCAGCTTCTGTTACAAACTTAAGTACTGAAAATGTAAAAATAGTAAATCAAGATGGTGTCGCACTTGGCAACGAAGATGGTGAGTTTGATAGTGACGCTATAGCTCAACAGATCCGCTATAAGCGCGAGTTCGAAAACAACTATGAGCAAAAGATAGTAAATGTCTTAGCTCCGATAGTAGGCGGAGCTGATAAGGTCGTAGCGAAGGTAAATATTGACTTTGACTTTGACAAAAAAGATACGAAAAGCGAAGTTTACGACCCAAATAACGTTGTTAGAAGTGAAAGCAATATAGAAGAAAAACGCCAGGGATCATCTCCAAATGAAGTGGGCGGCGTACCAGGTGCGGTCAGCAACATTGGCCCAGTTCAAGGGCTAGATGACAACACATTAAAAGAGCAATATAATAAGAGCTCACAGCAGACAAACTACGAAATTTCAAAGAAAGTTACAAATATAAAAGGGCAGTTTGCTAGCATCAACAGAGTAAGTGCAGCTGTCGTTATAGACGGGCTTTATCAGAGCAAAAAAGATAAAGATGGCAAGCCAACTGGGGAGCTAGAATTTACGCCACTTACAAAAGAGCAAAGAGAGTCAATCACAAATTTAATCAAGCAATCAATAGGCTATAGTCAAAGCAGGGGCGACGAGGTAAGTTTAGATAATTTTGAGTTTAAAACTGGCAAGGATGTAAGCACTGGCGAGAAGATGGATAGTTTCGTAAATAACTATGTAATGCCATTTTTGCCGCTAGTAAAATATATTTTTGCAGCATTGTTGCTTTATATTTTCTATAAAAAAGTCATTGTGCCATTTATGCAAAAGATGCTTGAAGAGACAAAAGAAGAAGATGAGCAAGTTCAAGATGGTCTTGAAGATATTGAGGTAGATGCTGAAGATACACTTGAGAAATTTAAAGCTGCTCGCAAAAAGGTCGAAGAGCAACTAGGACTTAGTGGCGATTTTAATGAAGATGAATTAAAATACGATGTTTTACTTGAGAAAATGAGAGCGATCATCACAGAAAGAAATGAAGAGATAGCAATGCTACTTCAAGATATGGTAAAAAATGACAGCGACTTTAATATGCGTAAGGAAATTTGA
- a CDS encoding flagellar assembly protein FliH, which yields MKSSVITSETSPAHFIENYRFKVLGVGERVADSAPVLIEENNLSEELSEQNFGQKGENFIPQANHQTQASPQNHFASQAQSPQIQQAGESSFVEELLKKTDELSSNIIKLQMQIENQESEFAKRLEAEISRAKEDGKNEGIAQANAANEARINELEARFSTSAAKLEEQYIKFDEFLKKIEEELGQTAIKIAKEVIDKEISTSSNQIAHHLASSLIKELSNVKNIEIRVNPEDSEYIKEQFSKNEHVKISADDAISKGGVVIISDGGNIDATMQTRLEKLKMLVNNE from the coding sequence ATGAAAAGCAGCGTAATAACCAGTGAGACTTCTCCAGCTCACTTTATAGAAAATTACAGATTTAAGGTACTTGGAGTTGGAGAGCGAGTCGCAGATAGTGCTCCTGTATTGATAGAAGAAAATAATCTTAGTGAAGAGCTAAGCGAGCAAAATTTTGGGCAAAAGGGTGAAAATTTCATTCCTCAAGCTAACCACCAAACGCAAGCAAGCCCGCAAAACCACTTTGCTTCTCAGGCTCAAAGTCCACAAATACAGCAAGCAGGCGAGTCGAGCTTCGTCGAAGAGTTACTTAAGAAAACAGACGAGTTAAGTAGCAATATTATCAAACTTCAAATGCAAATAGAAAACCAAGAAAGCGAATTTGCTAAGCGCCTTGAGGCTGAAATTTCTCGCGCAAAAGAGGATGGCAAAAATGAGGGTATCGCCCAAGCAAATGCGGCAAATGAAGCAAGGATAAATGAGTTAGAGGCTAGATTTAGCACTTCAGCTGCAAAACTTGAAGAGCAATATATTAAATTTGATGAGTTTTTAAAGAAGATCGAAGAAGAGCTTGGACAAACTGCTATAAAAATCGCAAAAGAAGTAATCGATAAAGAAATTTCAACCTCTTCAAATCAGATCGCTCATCATCTAGCAAGCTCTCTTATAAAAGAGCTAAGTAATGTTAAAAATATAGAAATTCGCGTAAATCCCGAAGATAGCGAATATATAAAAGAGCAATTTAGCAAGAATGAACACGTCAAGATAAGCGCTGATGATGCTATAAGCAAAGGCGGTGTGGTTATTATAAGTGATGGTGGCAATATTGATGCAACTATGCAAACAAGGCTAGAAAAACTAAAAATGCTGGTAAATAATGAATAA
- a CDS encoding 3-phosphoserine/phosphohydroxythreonine aminotransferase, translating into MSRKINFSAGPSAIPLSVLEHAKAEFTDYRDEGYSIMEISHRSKTFEEIHFGAMEKIRKLYGIGDKYEILFLQGGAHLQFSMIPMNLYQGGKAQYANTGVWTNKAIKEAKVLGVNVDVVASSEDENFSYIPEVKFSDDADYAYICSNNTIYGTQYKAMPKTKSPLVVDASSDFFARPLDFSSIGLLYGGAQKNAGPSGVTIVIIRKDLVDRVSSQNVPMFLRYKTHVEANSLYNTPPTFGIYLLNLTMQYLLDLGGLGTVEKINAKKASTLYDIIDSSNGFYMGHAKAGSRSDMNVSFTIPKDHALEPIFVEEALKEGMIGLKGHRHLGGIRASIYNAVSQSDVDKLGEFMREFVRKHG; encoded by the coding sequence ATGAGTAGAAAAATTAACTTTAGTGCAGGCCCAAGCGCGATACCGCTAAGCGTTTTAGAGCACGCAAAGGCCGAATTTACAGACTATAGAGACGAGGGCTACTCGATCATGGAGATTAGCCACAGAAGCAAGACCTTTGAGGAGATCCACTTTGGCGCGATGGAGAAGATAAGAAAGCTTTACGGCATCGGCGATAAGTATGAAATTTTATTTTTGCAAGGCGGCGCACACTTGCAATTTAGCATGATACCGATGAATTTATATCAAGGTGGCAAGGCGCAGTACGCAAACACTGGCGTTTGGACAAATAAAGCGATCAAAGAGGCAAAAGTGCTTGGTGTAAATGTAGATGTCGTCGCAAGCAGCGAGGATGAAAATTTCTCTTACATCCCTGAGGTGAAATTTAGCGATGATGCCGACTACGCCTACATCTGCTCAAATAATACGATTTACGGCACGCAGTATAAGGCTATGCCAAAGACCAAATCGCCCCTAGTTGTCGATGCTTCGAGCGACTTTTTCGCTAGGCCGCTTGATTTTAGCAGTATTGGCTTGCTTTACGGTGGCGCTCAGAAAAATGCAGGTCCAAGTGGCGTAACTATCGTTATTATAAGAAAAGACTTGGTTGATCGCGTGAGTAGCCAAAATGTCCCTATGTTTTTGCGCTACAAAACGCACGTAGAGGCAAACTCGCTTTACAACACACCGCCAACATTTGGAATTTATCTTTTAAATTTAACCATGCAGTATTTACTTGATCTTGGTGGGCTTGGCACGGTTGAGAAGATAAATGCCAAAAAAGCAAGCACGCTTTATGACATCATCGATAGTTCAAATGGCTTTTACATGGGACACGCAAAGGCCGGAAGTAGATCGGATATGAACGTTAGTTTTACTATCCCAAAAGATCACGCTCTTGAGCCAATTTTTGTAGAAGAGGCATTAAAAGAGGGCATGATAGGACTAAAGGGTCATAGGCACCTTGGTGGTATTAGAGCGTCTATCTATAATGCTGTTAGCCAAAGTGACGTTGATAAACTTGGCGAGTTTATGAGAGAATTTGTAAGAAAGCACGGTTGA
- a CDS encoding transcriptional repressor, which yields MQYVSLLKQSGLKVTPQRLSVLRILDRHTHPTIDELYDEILKESPSVSLATVYKNLNTLKDEGLVVEVNIVNQKARYDIYEYPHIHVVCESCGSVEDVSYDDAELGKYQEALEKKIGNIIERLNIVASVKSCKHCK from the coding sequence ATGCAATACGTATCATTATTAAAGCAATCTGGGCTAAAAGTCACACCACAGCGCCTTAGCGTTTTAAGAATTCTTGATCGCCACACGCATCCAACGATTGATGAGCTTTATGATGAAATTTTAAAGGAGAGTCCATCGGTTTCTCTTGCGACAGTTTATAAAAATTTAAATACTTTAAAAGACGAAGGTCTCGTAGTCGAAGTAAATATCGTCAATCAAAAAGCTAGATATGACATCTACGAATATCCACATATTCATGTTGTCTGTGAAAGCTGTGGAAGCGTCGAGGACGTGAGCTACGATGATGCTGAGCTTGGCAAATATCAAGAAGCACTAGAAAAGAAGATCGGAAATATAATAGAGCGTCTAAATATCGTAGCTAGCGTAAAAAGCTGTAAACACTGTAAATAA
- a CDS encoding metal-chelation protein CHAD, with the protein MEIERKFLLKNSQILDFLKEAGVVFKHLEISQFYTKITQNEEIRFRSEEDKFIKTVKIGKDLIREENEEFCEKAEFKKALKSRIGSVILKDRYIFKLNNNPCNIDIFKNELNGLCTFEIEFSDENEAVFFNLPPFLENFCLSDVTCDKRYKNKFLAIHANENEQIDYKRAYKIIKEKEILPNFAANLKSGEALRVLFVSIFKVIKRLKSQYLIDKDEEVLHELRVNLRKVRSILKIFSGVFDEKVTLFFGENFKMLANSTNKKRDLDVFLNFLNEQKHANEPIYFVRKALDLEYENVKSYLSDEENYAFLKEWEIFLNEGEFYKSKLFDVSLSRLGSFKLRTLLVLAQKRLKSLNQDCPNESFHDLRIELKKMRYTYEFLCEIFYFEGLKKYEEKLKQMQEIFGSLQDYDVWLGILKRLPETPDKERLESKIYKQIYKSREEILKKRLKFIKATRKISRNLKIYYI; encoded by the coding sequence TTGGAGATAGAGCGTAAATTTTTACTCAAAAATTCTCAAATTCTAGATTTTTTAAAAGAAGCTGGAGTAGTCTTTAAACATCTTGAAATTTCTCAGTTTTATACCAAGATAACGCAAAATGAAGAGATCCGCTTTCGAAGCGAAGAGGATAAATTTATAAAAACTGTAAAGATTGGCAAAGATCTAATCAGGGAAGAAAATGAAGAATTTTGCGAAAAAGCAGAGTTTAAAAAGGCTCTTAAAAGCCGCATCGGTAGCGTCATCTTAAAAGATAGATACATTTTTAAACTAAATAACAATCCTTGCAATATTGATATTTTTAAAAATGAACTAAACGGGCTTTGTACATTTGAGATCGAATTTAGCGATGAAAATGAGGCCGTCTTTTTCAATCTGCCACCATTTTTAGAAAATTTTTGCCTAAGTGACGTAACTTGCGATAAAAGATATAAAAACAAATTTCTTGCCATCCATGCTAATGAAAATGAACAAATTGACTACAAAAGAGCCTATAAGATCATAAAAGAAAAAGAAATTCTGCCAAATTTTGCTGCAAATCTAAAAAGCGGAGAGGCGCTAAGAGTCCTTTTTGTTAGTATTTTTAAAGTAATAAAAAGGCTAAAAAGCCAGTATTTGATAGACAAAGATGAAGAAGTTTTGCATGAGCTTCGCGTAAATTTAAGAAAGGTTAGATCGATCCTTAAAATTTTTAGTGGCGTTTTTGATGAGAAAGTGACACTTTTTTTTGGTGAGAATTTTAAAATGCTTGCAAACTCGACAAACAAAAAGCGAGATTTGGATGTATTTTTGAACTTTTTAAACGAGCAAAAGCACGCAAATGAGCCTATCTATTTTGTGCGAAAGGCTCTAGATTTAGAGTATGAAAATGTAAAAAGCTACCTTAGCGACGAAGAAAACTACGCATTTTTAAAAGAGTGGGAGATATTTTTAAACGAGGGTGAATTTTATAAGTCAAAACTCTTTGATGTAAGCCTTTCGCGCCTTGGTTCGTTTAAGCTTAGAACGCTTTTGGTTTTAGCTCAAAAAAGGCTAAAAAGCCTTAATCAAGACTGCCCAAATGAGAGCTTTCATGATCTTAGGATAGAGCTTAAAAAGATGAGATACACATATGAGTTTTTGTGTGAAATTTTTTATTTTGAAGGGCTTAAAAAGTATGAAGAGAAGCTAAAACAGATGCAAGAAATTTTTGGTAGTCTTCAAGACTATGACGTCTGGCTCGGTATCCTTAAAAGACTTCCAGAAACGCCAGATAAAGAGAGGCTCGAGAGTAAAATTTACAAGCAAATTTATAAAAGTAGAGAAGAGATACTAAAAAAGCGTCTTAAATTTATAAAAGCAACTCGCAAAATTTCAAGAAATTTAAAAATTTACTACATATAA
- a CDS encoding anthranilate synthase subunit I, with translation MLLEQPLFYYEAIREKFKNSYLAEDKTQTIIGIDCEYIDEKDMDFYGLRSYFDTNRNKSLAPFAGLFGVFAYDGVRYFEYIGEEKAKKYEFPKFIYADAKAYLHFDKMSKIYTFYGDKKKYYGFLLDAKVECKSKEQSKFSIKTDLGKEKKHFEDMVELAKEYIRSGDAFQVVLGELLEISTNMSSLDFYKKLSLTNPSPYMFHFPTPYGDVVGSSPELVFEMKSEQIFVAPIAGTRPRGSDANADAALESELLSDEKELAEHKMLIDLARNDIGRVSEPKSVAVKNAMHIQKYEKVIHIVSDVYGKCAKGLDLFDVLASIFPAGTLSGAPKIRAMQIINELEISERNIYGGGIGFLHFNGDAQVAILIRSAIFVSGENGFSDVFVGAGAGIVYDSKSEREYAEICHKRASVLNVFKNNAKEF, from the coding sequence ATGCTCTTAGAACAACCACTTTTTTATTACGAAGCAATCAGAGAGAAATTTAAAAATAGCTACCTAGCTGAGGATAAGACGCAAACGATTATAGGCATTGATTGCGAATACATCGATGAAAAGGATATGGATTTTTATGGGCTTAGAAGTTATTTTGATACAAATCGTAATAAATCTTTAGCTCCATTTGCGGGTCTATTTGGTGTTTTTGCTTATGATGGCGTTAGATATTTTGAATATATTGGAGAAGAGAAAGCTAAAAAGTATGAATTTCCAAAATTTATCTATGCCGATGCAAAGGCCTATCTACACTTTGATAAGATGAGTAAAATTTATACATTTTATGGAGATAAGAAAAAATATTATGGCTTTTTGCTTGATGCGAAAGTTGAATGCAAAAGTAAAGAGCAGAGTAAATTTAGTATAAAAACTGATCTTGGTAAAGAAAAGAAACACTTTGAGGATATGGTTGAGTTAGCAAAAGAGTATATAAGAAGTGGCGATGCCTTTCAGGTGGTGCTTGGTGAATTACTTGAAATTTCAACGAATATGAGCAGTCTAGACTTTTATAAAAAGCTCTCACTTACAAATCCAAGCCCATATATGTTTCATTTTCCTACACCTTATGGCGATGTAGTTGGCTCTTCGCCAGAGCTTGTTTTTGAGATGAAAAGTGAGCAAATTTTTGTAGCTCCGATCGCAGGCACAAGGCCTAGAGGAAGCGATGCAAATGCAGATGCAGCACTTGAAAGTGAGCTTTTAAGTGACGAAAAGGAACTGGCTGAGCACAAAATGCTAATTGATCTTGCTAGAAATGACATCGGCAGGGTTTCAGAACCAAAAAGTGTAGCTGTAAAAAATGCGATGCATATCCAAAAATATGAAAAAGTAATTCATATCGTAAGCGATGTCTATGGCAAGTGCGCCAAAGGGCTTGATCTTTTCGATGTCTTAGCTAGTATATTTCCGGCTGGCACGCTAAGCGGAGCCCCAAAAATAAGAGCTATGCAGATAATCAATGAGCTTGAAATTTCTGAGCGAAATATCTATGGCGGCGGCATTGGATTTTTACATTTTAATGGCGATGCTCAGGTTGCTATTCTTATTCGCTCAGCCATCTTTGTGTCAGGTGAAAATGGCTTTAGTGATGTATTTGTGGGGGCTGGAGCTGGTATAGTTTATGACTCAAAGAGCGAAAGAGAATACGCTGAAATTTGCCATAAGCGAGCAAGCGTGCTAAATGTATTTAAAAATAACGCAAAAGAGTTTTAG